The proteins below are encoded in one region of Acidithiobacillus ferrooxidans ATCC 23270:
- a CDS encoding DsrE/DsrF/DrsH-like family protein, translating into MAQLDERLNGSDTITISKETFDQWFNEKFTMAMDDREASRTRSMVVIATKGTMDWAYPPFILATTAAAMGWDVTIFFSFYGLELLRKKLSIGITPIGNPAMPMKMASGPAWFRDIKWNIPNAIMGNMPGFEAMTRAMFEETLKKKGVATIAELRALAIEADVHIVACQMTVDLFGYKRHEFIDEINEWGGAATMLPMAAVADICLFI; encoded by the coding sequence ATGGCACAACTAGATGAACGCTTGAATGGCTCTGACACTATTACGATATCAAAGGAAACCTTTGATCAATGGTTTAATGAAAAATTCACGATGGCCATGGATGATCGAGAGGCATCCCGCACACGCTCAATGGTGGTTATCGCAACAAAAGGGACTATGGATTGGGCATATCCGCCATTCATTCTCGCCACCACCGCCGCAGCAATGGGGTGGGACGTCACTATATTCTTTAGCTTCTATGGATTGGAGTTGCTTAGAAAAAAGCTATCTATTGGCATAACGCCAATAGGGAACCCAGCTATGCCCATGAAAATGGCGAGCGGGCCAGCATGGTTTCGTGATATAAAATGGAATATTCCGAACGCTATAATGGGCAACATGCCTGGTTTCGAAGCGATGACCAGGGCGATGTTTGAAGAGACTCTAAAGAAAAAAGGTGTGGCAACCATTGCAGAGTTGCGCGCCCTGGCTATTGAGGCGGATGTCCACATTGTCGCCTGCCAAATGACCGTTGATCTTTTTGGCTATAAACGGCATGAGTTCATTGATGAAATAAATGAGTGGGGCGGTGCTGCAACGATGTTGCCGATGGCTGCTGTGGCGGATATCTGTTTATTTATATAA
- a CDS encoding PP2C family serine/threonine-protein phosphatase, whose translation MEWCYAAASVVGLSHIRTGTRLQDAKHCFVASGTDGRRVLFAVVADGAGSANFGGQGASIICRTLASQARSALRDAAELPDDETIWTWLDIARDRIQRAAKKRELTSRDFATTLVLFMASPEAVVTAHIGDGAIVVRDRDNALWRVLSKPHHGEYASTTYFVTDDPQPTLRIGRCPNQFNAIAVFSDGIENLVLDSVTGAASAAFFTPMAKPLDTSTATGRDCALSRSLASFLASDRLNERTDDDKTLIVAVLK comes from the coding sequence ATGGAGTGGTGTTACGCGGCCGCGTCCGTGGTCGGTCTGTCACACATTCGCACCGGGACCAGACTTCAGGACGCCAAGCATTGCTTTGTTGCCAGCGGTACCGACGGTCGGCGGGTGCTTTTCGCCGTGGTTGCCGACGGGGCGGGATCGGCCAACTTCGGCGGACAGGGCGCATCCATCATATGCCGCACTCTTGCCAGCCAAGCCCGAAGCGCGTTGCGCGACGCAGCGGAGCTGCCGGATGACGAAACGATCTGGACATGGCTGGATATTGCCCGTGACCGAATACAACGGGCCGCGAAGAAGCGTGAACTGACCTCGAGAGATTTCGCCACAACGCTGGTTCTGTTCATGGCGTCGCCGGAGGCCGTCGTCACGGCGCACATAGGCGACGGCGCAATCGTCGTCCGCGACAGGGACAATGCCCTTTGGAGGGTCCTTAGCAAACCGCATCACGGCGAATACGCATCGACTACCTATTTCGTTACGGATGACCCGCAGCCAACCTTGCGCATCGGCAGGTGTCCCAACCAGTTCAATGCCATCGCGGTCTTTTCTGACGGTATCGAAAACCTTGTCCTCGACAGCGTTACCGGTGCAGCGTCAGCCGCATTTTTCACACCGATGGCAAAACCGCTGGACACCTCGACCGCCACCGGCAGGGATTGCGCGTTGAGCCGAAGCCTTGCCTCCTTCCTTGCCAGCGACCGCCTCAATGAACGGACGGACGACGACAAGACCTTGATTGTCGCGGTACTGAAATGA
- a CDS encoding DUF192 domain-containing protein → MTQRGVVCREDQVLWSEAQMADGFLDRLQGLLGKAGLSDQQGLLLTACGSVHTAGMRFPIDIIFLDADLKVLACHSRVRPWRFKSCRGARMTLEVAAGGMERHGVASGQCLTWRAASLRP, encoded by the coding sequence TTGACACAACGAGGCGTGGTTTGTCGGGAGGATCAGGTACTCTGGTCTGAGGCGCAGATGGCGGACGGTTTTCTCGACCGTTTGCAGGGTTTGCTGGGCAAGGCCGGGCTCTCTGATCAGCAGGGGTTGTTGCTGACTGCTTGCGGGAGTGTACACACCGCAGGTATGCGTTTCCCCATCGATATCATTTTCCTGGATGCCGACCTCAAGGTATTGGCGTGCCATTCGCGTGTCAGGCCATGGCGGTTCAAATCCTGCCGGGGCGCCCGCATGACGCTGGAGGTGGCGGCGGGCGGCATGGAACGTCATGGGGTGGCTTCGGGACAGTGTCTTACGTGGCGGGCTGCATCATTGCGGCCTTGA
- a CDS encoding LysR family transcriptional regulator, protein MLVENISDLTIFVHAAKAGNFSTAGRELGFSAAVVSKRLQRLEDQLSVRLFNRSTRKVGLTDEGAEYYDYCIRVLSDLEEAESLITVGSRQPKGTLRVTVPAAFGRLHIAPLVPVFLRRHPDLHLCLHLSDNVVDIIEERYDVAVRIGEMKDSNLVARNLCVDKRLVVATPSYIAKYGAPEQPDDLIKHNALLFAHSTTSNLWRFSDKFGKQHSVRVSGNFETNNCDALREAILADIGIALRPTWDIWRDILSGRMIALLRDYVPYSFDVKVVYPSRRHLPSKVRVFIELLVETFGEVPYWDTRNES, encoded by the coding sequence ATGCTCGTTGAAAACATTTCTGATCTAACAATCTTTGTACATGCAGCAAAGGCCGGAAATTTTTCTACTGCAGGCAGAGAGTTAGGCTTTTCTGCTGCGGTTGTTAGCAAGCGATTACAGCGCCTTGAAGACCAGTTATCAGTCCGGCTGTTCAATCGTTCGACAAGGAAGGTAGGGCTGACTGACGAGGGGGCAGAGTATTACGATTATTGTATTCGTGTGCTATCTGACCTTGAAGAAGCTGAGTCATTGATAACTGTTGGAAGTCGCCAACCAAAGGGCACCCTTCGTGTAACTGTTCCTGCCGCATTTGGAAGATTACATATTGCACCTTTAGTCCCAGTGTTTTTGCGCCGACATCCCGACCTGCATCTTTGCCTACATCTATCGGATAATGTCGTAGATATTATTGAGGAACGGTATGATGTAGCAGTCCGCATAGGGGAAATGAAAGATTCTAACCTCGTAGCCAGGAATCTATGTGTTGACAAACGCTTAGTCGTTGCAACACCTTCATATATAGCAAAATATGGTGCACCTGAGCAGCCTGACGATCTAATAAAACATAACGCCTTACTCTTCGCTCATTCTACCACCTCAAACCTATGGAGATTTAGTGACAAGTTTGGGAAGCAACATTCCGTGAGGGTATCCGGTAACTTCGAAACAAATAATTGCGACGCCTTGCGAGAGGCTATCTTGGCGGACATCGGTATTGCACTTCGCCCTACCTGGGATATATGGAGGGATATTTTATCTGGAAGAATGATAGCTTTATTGAGGGATTATGTGCCGTATTCGTTTGATGTAAAAGTAGTATATCCAAGTCGCCGCCATTTGCCATCAAAGGTAAGGGTATTTATCGAGCTTCTGGTTGAAACATTCGGTGAGGTGCCATACTGGGATACCAGGAATGAAAGCTAG
- a CDS encoding helix-hairpin-helix domain-containing protein, translating into MKTAKLFVGSHELHIEKRIGKGGEGEVFAISNMPGFAVKTYLPGIVAEREKKIRAMVSTRLADNAPLVAFPHQIAVDGRGTFVGFVMRLVEKHKEIHELQTPSSRQKHFPKADYAFIVRVALNIARVFAQVHATGCVVGDINQRGILVSPTATVALIDADSFQVSDGAQRYLCVVGVPEYTPPELQGKSLKTIVRTTDHDAFGLAVCLFQLLCMDRHPFSGRFTGHGDMPLEKAILEYRFAYSSRNTGMIPPPGTVRLDDFTPKIASYFELAFSPSHVGKRPSAPAWVEALGELESALRVCSRNKLHRYARNAKECPWCRMENEYGRPLFLDTDLTNVHVPNGRLDLAAGLVLDIPALLSAINGVAIPSSISIPIPQVPGTPKPSRGASEARSKKRFAPLSRIAGVGIMFGAAYAFASDVPVLIALGIAGFGGWLMFRSSSPADGLLAEHRKATNAVSSHIEQLQRTSPIEQVLRKKAEALDAIDEFKQLASAFRNIRSEYEKHRRQKQLDDHLSQFPIRRARIPKVSSGDIAQLASYGFTTAFDARRRDVQQVRGIGPVKASNIAAWIRRAEAKFQFQSAYTPEDQRDIQKAQNEIITKQQGLEERLKRLVGEFRQEAQGFERWKTSHDPELTRLAQQLAQAEADLSHLGVPVPSRPNVTPLPVLPVSTFQRGGRPTNFGATSIAGTQATPSPTQPHAVTCP; encoded by the coding sequence ATGAAGACCGCCAAGCTGTTCGTAGGTAGCCACGAACTGCACATTGAAAAGCGCATCGGCAAAGGCGGCGAAGGAGAGGTGTTCGCCATCAGCAATATGCCGGGTTTTGCGGTGAAGACCTATCTGCCCGGCATCGTCGCAGAACGCGAAAAGAAAATTCGCGCAATGGTCAGCACACGACTTGCCGACAACGCGCCTCTCGTCGCCTTTCCCCACCAGATCGCCGTTGACGGGCGTGGAACCTTTGTCGGATTCGTAATGCGCCTTGTCGAGAAGCACAAGGAAATCCACGAGCTTCAAACTCCGTCGTCACGGCAAAAGCATTTCCCCAAAGCAGATTATGCCTTCATTGTGCGCGTCGCGCTAAATATCGCCCGCGTGTTCGCACAAGTCCATGCCACGGGCTGCGTGGTTGGCGACATTAATCAGCGTGGGATTCTCGTATCCCCAACTGCTACCGTTGCGCTGATCGACGCCGACAGCTTTCAGGTTAGCGACGGCGCGCAACGCTATCTGTGCGTCGTCGGCGTTCCCGAATACACGCCTCCCGAATTGCAGGGGAAATCCCTGAAAACCATCGTTCGTACCACTGACCACGATGCTTTCGGGCTGGCTGTGTGCCTATTCCAGCTACTTTGCATGGACCGGCATCCGTTTTCTGGCCGATTTACGGGCCATGGGGACATGCCGCTGGAAAAGGCCATCTTGGAATACCGCTTCGCCTATTCCTCCCGAAACACTGGCATGATTCCGCCTCCTGGCACCGTTCGGCTTGATGACTTTACCCCGAAGATCGCCAGCTATTTTGAGTTGGCCTTCTCTCCCAGCCATGTCGGGAAACGCCCGTCCGCGCCAGCATGGGTTGAAGCTCTTGGCGAACTGGAATCCGCCTTGCGGGTTTGCAGCCGCAATAAACTCCATCGCTATGCCCGGAACGCCAAGGAATGTCCGTGGTGCCGGATGGAAAACGAATATGGCCGCCCCCTGTTTCTGGATACGGACCTCACCAACGTCCACGTCCCGAATGGTCGTCTGGACCTGGCGGCAGGGCTTGTCTTGGACATTCCTGCGCTCCTCTCTGCGATCAACGGCGTCGCCATCCCGTCCTCCATATCCATCCCCATCCCTCAGGTGCCGGGCACGCCCAAGCCAAGTCGGGGGGCAAGCGAAGCTCGGTCAAAAAAGAGGTTCGCCCCGCTCTCCAGAATTGCCGGGGTCGGCATCATGTTCGGCGCAGCCTATGCGTTCGCATCCGATGTCCCCGTTCTTATCGCTCTGGGCATCGCCGGTTTCGGCGGCTGGCTTATGTTCCGCTCATCCTCCCCGGCAGATGGTTTGCTGGCAGAACATCGAAAAGCCACCAATGCCGTATCATCGCATATTGAGCAGCTTCAACGTACAAGTCCCATTGAGCAAGTGTTGCGGAAGAAGGCGGAGGCGCTGGATGCCATTGACGAGTTCAAGCAACTCGCATCGGCCTTCAGAAACATCCGAAGCGAGTATGAGAAACACAGGCGGCAGAAGCAGCTAGACGATCACCTCTCACAATTTCCTATCCGGCGCGCGCGCATCCCCAAGGTTAGTTCTGGTGATATTGCCCAACTCGCGTCCTACGGTTTCACTACTGCGTTCGACGCAAGGCGGCGCGACGTGCAGCAGGTCCGCGGCATCGGCCCGGTCAAGGCTTCCAACATCGCTGCATGGATTCGGCGTGCGGAGGCCAAATTCCAATTTCAGAGCGCCTATACGCCAGAAGATCAGCGCGATATCCAGAAAGCGCAGAATGAAATCATCACGAAGCAGCAGGGTCTTGAGGAGCGCCTCAAGAGGTTGGTCGGTGAGTTTCGTCAGGAAGCGCAGGGCTTTGAACGATGGAAAACAAGCCACGATCCTGAATTGACTCGGCTAGCCCAGCAACTCGCCCAAGCGGAAGCAGACCTGTCGCACCTAGGGGTTCCGGTGCCCTCCCGACCCAATGTTACGCCGCTGCCGGTGCTCCCGGTTTCAACATTTCAGCGCGGCGGGCGGCCAACAAACTTCGGAGCGACATCCATCGCCGGGACGCAGGCTACTCCCTCTCCGACCCAACCGCATGCGGTCACTTGCCCATAA
- a CDS encoding glycine cleavage system protein H, with translation MSEFQGCQLPEDLHYDLDYVWARPEEDGTFTIGVTDPAQTMSGRLQKARIKKVGTHLEAGRHVATLESGKWAGGVPVPFAGSVVARNDTLLENPHLINIDPYGDAWIARVRPDDPATALERLHTGPDAVAALQAWIKRYDVQCMRCSD, from the coding sequence ATGAGTGAGTTTCAAGGCTGTCAGTTGCCGGAAGACCTCCATTATGATCTGGACTATGTCTGGGCACGTCCCGAAGAGGATGGCACCTTCACCATCGGCGTCACCGATCCGGCCCAGACGATGTCGGGGCGCTTGCAAAAGGCCCGCATCAAAAAGGTGGGCACCCACCTGGAGGCCGGTCGACACGTGGCCACCCTGGAGAGCGGCAAATGGGCCGGCGGCGTGCCGGTGCCTTTTGCCGGGTCGGTGGTAGCGCGCAACGACACATTGCTGGAAAATCCCCATCTCATCAACATCGACCCCTACGGCGATGCCTGGATCGCACGGGTGCGGCCTGATGATCCGGCCACGGCCCTGGAGCGCCTCCATACCGGGCCGGATGCCGTCGCGGCGCTCCAGGCCTGGATCAAGCGCTACGACGTGCAATGCATGCGCTGTTCCGACTAA
- a CDS encoding hemerythrin domain-containing protein — protein sequence MSSIDQIMQHDHERLDALLEACATAVQESRWQDAAGLLEQFRRGIVERHMFVEETMLFPAFEALEGDGEHSLTALLRKGHQDLRVFFQEMAEAIEARDAEEFNDFLSTVQTILKQHDAREEAELYPHLADAMPDHGAAAAQRMADGQREKGHE from the coding sequence GTGAGTAGCATAGATCAGATCATGCAACACGACCATGAACGGCTGGATGCGCTTCTGGAAGCCTGCGCTACCGCCGTGCAAGAAAGTCGATGGCAAGATGCTGCAGGGCTGTTGGAACAGTTTCGTCGCGGCATCGTGGAGAGACATATGTTCGTGGAGGAAACGATGCTGTTTCCCGCATTCGAAGCGCTGGAGGGCGACGGCGAGCATTCCCTGACGGCCCTGCTGCGCAAAGGGCATCAGGACCTGCGGGTGTTCTTTCAAGAGATGGCCGAGGCCATAGAGGCGCGGGATGCCGAGGAGTTCAACGACTTCCTGAGCACGGTGCAGACCATTCTCAAGCAGCATGACGCCAGGGAGGAGGCGGAACTCTATCCCCATCTGGCGGACGCCATGCCGGATCACGGCGCCGCCGCAGCGCAGCGCATGGCGGATGGACAAAGGGAGAAAGGGCATGAGTGA
- a CDS encoding ABC transporter permease, translating into MPARIWALVIKEFLALLRDKKSRFVLIGPPLIQLLVFGYAATFDLSHIPYAVYNQDTGFASRELLGDFQGSPAFQQVATIENEGQIAPLIDNEKALLVLQIGPHFTRDLLLHRPAPVQVIINGRNSNTATLALNYVNTVLLSFDTHWAADHHWGRPPAQLVVRSWFNPNLLSRWFIVPGIVALLMLVVTLLVTGLSVAREREQGTFDQLLVTPMGPVEILVGKALPGFIIGGMEGLLIALVAVFWFQVPFVGSILALLVGMALFLLAAVGIGLMISSLAVTQQQGLLGVFLFLVPAIILSGFATPIANMPELVQDLTYINPMRYFLVVVRGVFLEGDNMPMLWSQYWPLALIAIFSMSAAAWLFRHRMQ; encoded by the coding sequence ATGCCGGCACGGATCTGGGCGTTGGTCATCAAGGAGTTCCTCGCGCTCTTGCGGGACAAGAAAAGCCGTTTCGTGCTCATCGGCCCACCCCTCATCCAGTTACTGGTCTTCGGCTATGCCGCCACCTTTGACCTGAGCCATATCCCCTATGCCGTCTACAACCAGGATACCGGATTCGCCTCCCGGGAACTGCTGGGGGATTTTCAAGGCTCTCCGGCTTTTCAGCAGGTGGCGACCATTGAAAACGAGGGGCAGATAGCCCCGCTCATCGATAATGAAAAGGCCTTGCTCGTCTTGCAGATCGGCCCCCACTTCACTCGCGACCTGCTGCTGCATCGGCCGGCTCCCGTGCAGGTGATCATTAATGGCCGCAACTCCAACACGGCCACTTTGGCCCTGAATTACGTCAATACGGTGCTGCTGTCCTTCGATACCCATTGGGCCGCGGACCATCATTGGGGCCGGCCGCCGGCGCAACTGGTGGTCCGTTCCTGGTTCAATCCCAATCTGCTGTCCCGCTGGTTTATTGTGCCGGGCATTGTGGCCCTGCTCATGCTGGTGGTAACGCTCCTGGTGACCGGCCTGTCGGTGGCGCGCGAGCGGGAGCAAGGAACCTTTGATCAGCTCCTAGTGACTCCCATGGGTCCGGTGGAGATCCTGGTAGGAAAAGCCCTGCCGGGTTTCATCATCGGCGGCATGGAGGGATTGCTCATCGCTCTGGTGGCGGTATTCTGGTTTCAGGTGCCTTTTGTGGGCAGCATACTCGCGCTACTGGTGGGTATGGCCCTGTTCCTGCTGGCGGCGGTAGGCATCGGCCTGATGATCTCCTCACTGGCAGTGACCCAGCAGCAAGGACTGCTGGGCGTGTTCCTCTTTCTGGTACCCGCCATTATCCTCTCGGGATTCGCCACCCCTATCGCCAATATGCCGGAACTGGTGCAGGATCTGACCTATATCAACCCCATGCGCTATTTTCTGGTGGTCGTGCGCGGGGTGTTTCTGGAGGGGGACAATATGCCCATGCTCTGGTCGCAATACTGGCCCCTGGCGCTTATCGCGATTTTCTCCATGAGTGCCGCCGCCTGGCTCTTCCGGCACAGGATGCAATGA
- a CDS encoding thioredoxin family protein translates to MKVQLLVSKWCPTCPQAEKIWAEAAQKLPMDLQILDVAERDGREVVSRLRIKTVPAVVVDGTLKAVGVQPLGDVLKLLGA, encoded by the coding sequence ATGAAAGTGCAACTGTTGGTGTCGAAATGGTGCCCCACCTGCCCACAGGCAGAAAAAATCTGGGCAGAAGCCGCACAAAAATTACCCATGGACCTGCAGATTCTGGATGTCGCTGAACGGGATGGTCGCGAGGTCGTCAGCCGACTGCGCATCAAAACCGTCCCGGCGGTGGTGGTGGATGGCACTTTGAAAGCCGTGGGCGTCCAGCCGTTAGGTGACGTTTTGAAATTGCTCGGCGCCTGA
- a CDS encoding ATP-binding cassette domain-containing protein: protein MAEADTPLRFTEVSKSFARGPARVQALDRLEIALQAGTVTGLLGPDGAGKTTLMRLAAGLLRPDTGIVTILGADTRSQANTIQREIGYMPQRFGLYEDLTVQENLDLYADLQGLGREDARTRQQDLLKLTALGPFGARRSGALSGGMKQKLGLACALLRAPQLLLLDEPTVGVDPIARRELWDIVQGLRDKGVTVLMSTAYFDEAERCDEIILLHQGKLLKKDTPKAFSAPLRGRCFLVTNNATSKRHLREALQARPGVQDARILAEGVRVLCRTTAQPAATEGEQWQPVDPAFEDAFVDLLGAPVAAAATAATTTPATATSTPPQASASAQPGQESAAKTVIEVRDLCKFFGHFEAVKGNTFSVRKGQIFGLLGANGAGKTTTFRMLCGLLPASSGTLRVAGVDMRHASGRARARIGYVSQKFSLYGNLSCDQNLAFFSAAYGLRGTRRQDRLNWARQEFQLRDYRDVNADDLPLGIKQRLALACALLHEPPILFLDEPTSGVDPLARREFWQRVNALAESGVTVMITTHFMDEAEYCDNLVLMSLGEVLAQGSPEQVRAQAKDAEHPDPSMEDAFVLLIQAHEGQIRRAS from the coding sequence GTGGCTGAGGCGGATACCCCACTGCGTTTTACCGAGGTCAGCAAGAGCTTCGCCCGCGGCCCGGCCCGGGTGCAGGCACTGGACCGACTGGAAATTGCGCTGCAGGCAGGCACCGTCACCGGTCTGCTGGGTCCCGATGGGGCCGGCAAAACGACGTTGATGCGTCTGGCGGCGGGTCTGCTCCGGCCGGATACCGGAATAGTGACGATCCTGGGCGCAGACACCCGCAGCCAGGCCAATACCATTCAGCGCGAAATCGGCTACATGCCCCAGCGCTTCGGCCTTTATGAAGACCTCACGGTACAAGAGAATCTGGATCTCTATGCCGACCTGCAGGGACTCGGCCGGGAGGATGCCCGCACCCGCCAGCAGGACCTGCTCAAGCTGACGGCCCTGGGTCCCTTTGGTGCGCGGCGTTCCGGTGCCCTTTCGGGTGGCATGAAGCAGAAGCTCGGCCTCGCCTGTGCGCTGTTACGCGCTCCGCAATTGCTGCTGCTCGACGAACCTACCGTTGGTGTCGACCCCATCGCGCGCCGCGAGCTCTGGGATATTGTTCAGGGATTGCGGGACAAGGGCGTGACGGTCCTCATGAGTACGGCCTATTTTGATGAGGCGGAGCGCTGCGACGAGATCATCCTGCTCCATCAGGGCAAACTGCTCAAGAAAGACACCCCCAAGGCCTTCAGCGCGCCCCTGCGGGGACGCTGCTTTCTGGTGACCAACAATGCTACCAGCAAGCGGCATCTACGCGAGGCGTTACAAGCCCGTCCGGGTGTTCAGGATGCCCGCATTCTGGCGGAGGGCGTGCGGGTGCTCTGCCGGACCACTGCGCAGCCCGCTGCTACCGAGGGCGAACAATGGCAACCCGTCGATCCGGCCTTTGAAGATGCGTTTGTGGATTTGCTGGGCGCGCCGGTGGCCGCAGCAGCTACCGCGGCGACCACCACACCTGCAACTGCGACATCCACCCCACCCCAGGCATCGGCCAGCGCACAACCGGGCCAGGAATCCGCGGCGAAAACCGTCATCGAAGTACGCGATCTCTGCAAATTCTTCGGTCACTTCGAGGCCGTCAAAGGCAACACCTTCAGTGTACGGAAAGGGCAGATTTTTGGCCTGCTGGGCGCCAATGGCGCCGGCAAGACCACGACGTTCCGCATGCTCTGTGGCCTGTTACCTGCGTCCTCCGGCACCTTGCGCGTCGCCGGGGTCGACATGCGCCACGCCAGCGGCCGGGCGCGGGCACGCATTGGTTACGTATCTCAGAAATTTTCGCTCTACGGCAACCTCAGTTGCGATCAGAATCTCGCCTTTTTCTCGGCGGCTTACGGCTTACGCGGCACCCGGCGGCAGGATCGTCTGAACTGGGCGCGTCAGGAATTTCAGTTGCGCGACTACCGCGACGTAAACGCCGATGATCTACCTTTGGGTATCAAGCAGCGTCTCGCCCTGGCCTGCGCGCTGCTGCACGAACCGCCCATCCTCTTCCTCGACGAACCCACCTCCGGTGTCGATCCTCTGGCGCGCCGGGAATTCTGGCAGCGGGTCAATGCCCTTGCCGAGTCGGGTGTCACCGTAATGATCACCACCCACTTTATGGATGAAGCCGAATACTGCGACAACCTGGTGCTGATGTCCCTCGGCGAAGTTCTCGCCCAGGGCAGCCCCGAGCAGGTGCGTGCCCAGGCCAAAGATGCGGAGCATCCCGACCCCAGCATGGAAGACGCCTTCGTTCTCCTGATCCAGGCCCACGAAGGCCAGATCCGGAGGGCGTCATGA
- a CDS encoding DUF6941 family protein, translating into MIRAKYSLVAEGACIDGQTGQCSIFSVLDDINAVAFPTFIAKVCFICLWERDDVDTDVKDGEFIINVGDHEFMRNKIKIEFNGRTMNRSIYRVNGIIITEPGIVKFMVKIDNDVSCEYSMNVNLARTSSVDDV; encoded by the coding sequence ATGATACGCGCTAAATATTCTTTAGTGGCAGAAGGTGCATGCATAGACGGTCAGACTGGACAATGCAGTATATTTAGTGTTCTCGATGATATTAACGCTGTCGCATTCCCAACCTTCATAGCAAAGGTTTGTTTTATATGTTTGTGGGAAAGAGATGATGTCGACACGGATGTAAAGGATGGTGAATTTATCATAAATGTCGGAGATCATGAGTTTATGAGAAATAAAATAAAAATTGAGTTTAATGGCAGAACAATGAACAGAAGTATATATCGTGTTAATGGTATAATTATAACAGAGCCTGGGATTGTCAAATTTATGGTAAAAATAGACAACGATGTATCTTGCGAATACTCGATGAACGTTAACCTTGCGAGAACTTCATCTGTTGATGATGTATAA
- a CDS encoding ABC transporter permease, with protein MNLQRLRGLIRKEFIQILRDPSAIAIAFFMPVFLLFLFGYGVSLDAKHVPVAVVVDQPTAETSAFVGGLQQSRYFEPQIYTSMHSARQALMARKADGILWLRSDFSRQILRGNTASIGVLINGVDANNARILEGYMQGIWQNWLQQRAFNAGAPLIIPVNGEDRIWFNPALRSRDYLVPGLIAVIMTLIGALLTALVVAREWERGTMEALMATPVTMSEILLGKLIPYFIMGMGGMLLSVALAVWLFTVPLVGSFWVLLACSALFLLTALGMGLLISSVARNQFVAGQIAIIVTFLPAFILSGFIFDIQSMPAAIRIITHIVAARYFVSILQTIFLAGDVWPIILWNSLALLLMAAFFLGVTLRRSHKRLD; from the coding sequence ATGAATCTGCAACGCCTGCGCGGACTGATCCGCAAGGAATTCATCCAGATCCTGCGCGACCCTTCAGCCATCGCCATCGCCTTTTTCATGCCCGTATTTCTGCTGTTTCTGTTTGGCTACGGTGTATCTCTGGATGCCAAGCACGTGCCGGTCGCCGTCGTAGTGGACCAACCGACGGCGGAAACCAGTGCCTTCGTGGGCGGCTTGCAACAGTCCCGCTATTTCGAGCCACAGATATACACCAGCATGCACAGTGCCCGGCAGGCACTGATGGCACGCAAGGCCGATGGCATCCTCTGGCTACGCTCGGACTTCAGCCGCCAGATACTACGGGGAAATACCGCCTCCATCGGTGTTCTGATCAACGGGGTAGATGCCAACAATGCGCGCATTCTGGAGGGCTATATGCAGGGCATCTGGCAGAACTGGCTGCAACAGCGCGCGTTCAACGCCGGAGCCCCGCTGATCATCCCGGTGAACGGCGAAGACCGCATCTGGTTCAATCCCGCCCTGCGCAGCCGGGACTATCTGGTGCCGGGTCTGATCGCGGTGATCATGACCCTCATTGGCGCCTTGCTGACCGCCTTGGTGGTAGCCCGTGAGTGGGAACGCGGCACCATGGAGGCCCTCATGGCCACTCCGGTCACCATGAGCGAGATTCTGCTGGGCAAACTGATTCCGTATTTTATCATGGGCATGGGCGGCATGCTGCTCTCCGTGGCACTGGCCGTCTGGCTTTTCACCGTCCCCCTGGTCGGTAGTTTCTGGGTGCTGCTCGCCTGCTCGGCGCTCTTTCTGCTGACGGCGCTGGGCATGGGGTTGCTGATTTCCAGTGTCGCCCGCAATCAGTTTGTGGCCGGGCAGATCGCCATCATCGTCACCTTTCTGCCCGCCTTTATTCTTTCGGGCTTCATCTTCGATATCCAGTCGATGCCGGCGGCCATCCGCATCATCACCCATATTGTCGCCGCCCGCTATTTCGTGAGTATCCTGCAGACCATCTTCCTCGCCGGGGACGTCTGGCCCATCATTCTCTGGAACAGTCTGGCGCTGCTGCTGATGGCGGCGTTTTTCCTCGGCGTCACCTTGCGTCGTTCACACAAGAGGCTGGACTGA